The [Bacillus] selenitireducens MLS10 genome includes a region encoding these proteins:
- a CDS encoding CueP family metal-binding protein — protein sequence MKPLRILLFSLLALLVASLAACGQEEAYSSEEVQALVDEYSANFETSERAAITSHELIITSEDDEETRYDLPEDAFFVSIAPYYELTHPUDIHSLTGCQGELKNEWFHVHIEDSDGQVIMDEEVQALESGFIDFWLPRDETFTVTIEHDGNVTEKEISSFEGDNTCITTMQF from the coding sequence GTGAAACCACTGCGCATTTTGCTGTTCAGTCTGCTCGCACTCCTCGTCGCTTCACTTGCGGCCTGCGGTCAGGAAGAAGCCTATTCTTCAGAAGAAGTACAGGCTCTTGTGGACGAATACAGCGCCAACTTTGAAACGTCTGAGAGAGCGGCGATTACGTCCCATGAACTGATCATCACGTCAGAGGACGACGAAGAAACCCGCTACGATCTGCCTGAAGATGCATTCTTCGTATCGATTGCACCCTATTATGAACTCACCCATCCTTGAGACATTCACAGCCTGACAGGTTGTCAGGGAGAGCTGAAGAATGAATGGTTCCATGTCCATATTGAAGATAGCGATGGACAGGTCATCATGGACGAGGAAGTGCAGGCACTCGAGAGCGGCTTTATCGATTTCTGGCTCCCGCGTGATGAGACATTCACCGTCACCATCGAGCATGACGGCAATGTCACGGAGAAGGAGATTTCATCTTTCGAAGGCGACAATACGTGTATCACAACCATGCAATTTTAA
- a CDS encoding LLM class flavin-dependent oxidoreductase, with translation MADYTFTKEKGLEFGLYTLGDHLPDPKSGKRISAGERVREIIELAKLADQAGLDFFSVGESHQEYFATQAHAVVLSAIAQATKSIRIGSSSTIISTSDPVRVYENFATIDLISQGRAEIIAGRASRVGLFELLGYDIRDYEALYEEKFDLLLQLNEATGPVNWRGDYRNPLREAEILPQPEDGRMPVWRAVGGTPASAVKAGKAGVPMMMAMLGGPVEVFQRQVETYRDAAKSAGHDPDSLPVAAAGFFHVADTHEQAKAELYPYINAGMQLTNNRGFPEEAFDQARDVRSVINIGSPEAVIEKLLHQHEAYGHQRYIGQMDFGGVPFSQLMRNIDVIGEKILPALRKYTKPS, from the coding sequence ATGGCAGACTATACCTTCACGAAAGAAAAAGGCCTGGAATTTGGCCTGTACACCCTCGGTGATCATCTGCCGGACCCGAAAAGTGGGAAGCGGATTTCCGCAGGGGAGCGGGTGCGCGAAATCATCGAGCTCGCCAAGCTTGCGGATCAGGCAGGACTCGATTTCTTCAGCGTGGGAGAGAGTCATCAGGAGTATTTCGCCACCCAGGCCCATGCGGTCGTGCTCTCGGCGATCGCCCAGGCGACGAAATCGATCCGCATCGGCAGTTCATCAACCATCATCAGTACGTCCGATCCGGTGCGGGTGTATGAAAATTTTGCAACGATTGATCTGATTTCACAAGGGCGCGCCGAAATCATCGCGGGCCGTGCGTCACGGGTCGGGCTCTTTGAGCTGCTCGGCTATGATATCCGGGACTATGAAGCACTCTATGAAGAGAAATTTGATCTGCTTCTGCAACTGAACGAAGCAACGGGACCGGTGAACTGGCGGGGTGACTACCGCAATCCCCTCAGAGAGGCGGAGATCCTTCCCCAGCCTGAAGACGGGAGAATGCCGGTCTGGCGTGCAGTCGGTGGTACGCCGGCAAGCGCCGTCAAAGCGGGGAAAGCGGGCGTGCCGATGATGATGGCCATGCTCGGCGGGCCGGTGGAGGTCTTTCAGCGGCAGGTGGAGACTTACCGTGACGCGGCGAAGAGTGCCGGTCATGATCCGGACAGCCTCCCTGTCGCCGCCGCGGGCTTCTTCCATGTGGCGGATACCCACGAACAGGCAAAGGCGGAGCTGTATCCGTATATCAATGCCGGGATGCAGCTGACGAACAACCGCGGGTTTCCAGAAGAGGCCTTCGATCAGGCACGGGATGTCCGCTCGGTCATCAATATCGGGAGCCCTGAGGCGGTCATTGAGAAACTGCTTCACCAGCATGAGGCCTACGGTCACCAGCGCTACATCGGGCAGATGGATTTTGGCGGTGTGCCGTTCAGTCAGCTGATGCGAAACATTGACGTTATCGGTGAAAAGATTCTGCCGGCGCTGCGTAAATACACGAAGCCGTCGTAA
- a CDS encoding general stress protein, whose amino-acid sequence MDPVAKSYQRQEDVISAIRTLQNKGIDTDGLYIVYLHDDRVEHPAENPEAVTVGMNETNLGTAVDRIFPVSRDKAASFFRELGFEEDDALPLIEALEEADTVLVLTDPPEFSIL is encoded by the coding sequence TTGGATCCTGTTGCAAAGTCGTATCAACGCCAAGAAGACGTCATTTCAGCCATTCGAACACTTCAGAACAAAGGCATTGACACCGACGGACTTTATATCGTTTACCTGCACGATGACCGGGTTGAACACCCTGCGGAAAATCCCGAAGCGGTCACCGTCGGCATGAACGAAACGAACCTCGGCACCGCCGTTGACCGGATCTTTCCGGTTTCGAGGGACAAGGCTGCATCCTTTTTCCGTGAACTCGGATTTGAAGAGGACGATGCCCTGCCGCTGATTGAAGCTCTCGAAGAAGCGGATACCGTGCTCGTCTTGACGGACCCGCCTGAATTCTCCATTCTTTAG
- a CDS encoding energy-coupling factor ABC transporter ATP-binding protein: MSDAILAYEGISCRRGGKEIVSLDGIALQRGDRLGMIGPNGAGKSTLLKGMAMLEPPDAGIAYFEGEKLDLVNPPLAIRRRWASVFQHSQRFQMNVFRNVELGLKLRKVSKQERAARVMHWLEVFQIAHLANEDAGGLSGGEAQRMNLARAFVLEPDVLFLDEPFSALDYPTKMGLIDALDRVLQETGTTAVLISHDLTDIAYLTNRLIYIENGKVCSQGHTAELLTHPHGELDAFLKPWKDRPPFRLVK; the protein is encoded by the coding sequence ATGAGTGATGCGATACTTGCCTATGAAGGGATCAGCTGCCGGCGGGGCGGTAAAGAGATTGTCAGCCTTGACGGGATTGCCCTGCAGCGCGGAGATCGTCTTGGCATGATCGGTCCGAACGGGGCCGGAAAGTCGACGCTTCTGAAGGGAATGGCGATGCTTGAACCGCCGGATGCGGGCATTGCATATTTTGAAGGAGAGAAGCTCGACCTCGTGAATCCCCCATTGGCAATCAGGCGGCGCTGGGCTTCAGTATTCCAGCACTCGCAGCGGTTTCAGATGAATGTGTTCCGGAATGTGGAGCTCGGGCTGAAGCTGAGGAAGGTATCCAAACAGGAACGGGCTGCGCGCGTGATGCACTGGCTAGAGGTCTTTCAGATTGCCCATTTGGCGAATGAAGACGCAGGGGGACTGTCTGGCGGAGAGGCACAAAGGATGAACCTGGCACGGGCATTCGTCCTCGAACCGGATGTCCTCTTTCTCGACGAGCCGTTTTCCGCTTTGGATTATCCGACGAAAATGGGACTGATTGACGCCCTCGACAGGGTGCTCCAGGAGACAGGAACGACGGCGGTCCTGATCTCACACGATCTGACGGATATCGCGTATTTAACCAATCGTCTCATCTATATAGAGAACGGAAAAGTGTGCAGCCAGGGTCACACAGCGGAATTACTCACTCATCCGCACGGTGAATTGGATGCGTTTTTGAAACCGTGGAAGGATCGCCCGCCGTTTCGACTCGTCAAATAG
- a CDS encoding ABC transporter permease: protein MDLVWSGLVEAFQMLMRLDEEVLYITWVTIKVCTSSIVISTLMGVPLGMLMAFKQFPGRGLMILISHAGMGLPPVVAGLWVTMFLWRSGPFGELQWLFTTNAIIIAQVLVSLPIVTSLTYAAFKKLDPNLLLQIKALGPTALQKVGMYIREARFGIMAAVMTGLGRVLAEVGAASMVGGNLKGDTRILTTAMVLEVSRGHFHVALALSFILMTLALTVTVILLRVQQRRMA from the coding sequence ATGGATTTAGTCTGGTCGGGTCTTGTGGAGGCCTTTCAGATGCTCATGAGGCTTGATGAAGAGGTATTATACATTACCTGGGTGACGATCAAAGTGTGTACCTCATCCATAGTGATCAGTACACTGATGGGCGTGCCTCTCGGGATGCTGATGGCGTTTAAACAGTTTCCGGGAAGGGGGCTGATGATCCTGATTAGCCACGCCGGGATGGGGTTGCCTCCGGTAGTGGCCGGGCTTTGGGTGACGATGTTTCTCTGGCGCTCGGGTCCGTTCGGGGAGCTGCAGTGGCTGTTTACAACCAATGCAATCATCATCGCACAGGTTCTCGTCTCCTTGCCGATTGTCACGAGTCTGACTTACGCAGCCTTCAAGAAGCTCGATCCGAATTTGCTCCTGCAGATCAAAGCTCTCGGACCGACTGCCCTTCAGAAAGTGGGGATGTACATCAGAGAAGCACGCTTTGGCATTATGGCGGCAGTCATGACGGGACTTGGCCGGGTGCTTGCGGAGGTCGGCGCGGCATCAATGGTCGGGGGCAATCTGAAGGGAGACACACGGATCCTGACAACGGCCATGGTTCTTGAAGTGTCAAGGGGCCATTTCCATGTGGCTCTCGCACTGTCGTTTATCCTGATGACGCTCGCATTGACGGTAACCGTGATCCTGCTCAGGGTCCAGCAAAGGAGGATGGCGTGA
- a CDS encoding substrate-binding domain-containing protein, with protein sequence MKTKIGLFILLGMATALPAACSNEGESDQQESPDEDPAEELSQDDSSGDWRADIGGNMILATTTSTYDSGLLDGLIPVFEDGTGVNVQIISVGTGATLEMGERGEADALLTHAPEAEQELEDAGHVINRHQVMHNDFVIVGPVDDPAETAGLSVDEAFANIYEGEHLFYTRGDNSGTHMQELAIWEMAGIEPGYDNYEETGQGMADTLRIGAERGGYALTDRGTYLSLEEELDTLDILVEGDGILLNIYHVMQVDPDHSDQINADAAEAFVIFLMDEEIQEMIAEFGVDQYGQPLFFRRE encoded by the coding sequence GTGAAAACGAAGATCGGATTATTCATTCTTCTCGGAATGGCAACTGCCCTGCCGGCAGCTTGTAGTAACGAAGGTGAAAGTGACCAGCAGGAAAGTCCGGATGAAGACCCCGCTGAAGAGCTGTCACAGGACGACTCTTCCGGAGACTGGCGGGCTGATATTGGCGGGAATATGATCCTTGCCACCACGACGAGTACATACGACAGCGGGCTCCTCGATGGGCTCATTCCCGTCTTTGAAGACGGGACGGGTGTGAATGTCCAGATCATTTCGGTTGGTACGGGTGCCACTCTTGAGATGGGGGAACGCGGGGAAGCGGATGCCCTTCTGACCCACGCACCTGAGGCGGAACAGGAACTGGAAGATGCCGGACATGTCATCAATCGTCATCAGGTGATGCACAATGATTTCGTTATTGTCGGTCCTGTGGATGACCCCGCGGAGACGGCAGGTCTCTCGGTGGATGAGGCATTTGCCAACATTTACGAAGGTGAGCATCTCTTCTATACCCGTGGGGACAATTCAGGAACGCATATGCAGGAGTTGGCGATATGGGAGATGGCCGGTATAGAGCCGGGTTATGACAATTACGAAGAGACAGGTCAGGGCATGGCGGATACCCTTCGCATCGGTGCTGAAAGAGGCGGTTATGCGCTGACGGACCGGGGGACGTATCTTTCCCTTGAGGAGGAACTCGACACCCTCGATATTCTCGTTGAGGGAGACGGGATTCTGTTAAATATTTACCATGTGATGCAGGTTGACCCGGATCACTCTGATCAGATCAATGCCGATGCGGCGGAGGCGTTTGTGATCTTCTTGATGGATGAGGAGATCCAGGAAATGATTGCGGAATTTGGTGTGGATCAATACGGTCAGCCGCTGTTTTTCAGAAGAGAGTAA